Proteins from a genomic interval of Clostridium sp. M62/1:
- a CDS encoding transposon-encoded TnpW family protein — MEQNKREQFIIRRIGGTTYKVRVVFNESGGETMEDKILRIVRNDMVTNDGTYGIMETPQMSRQSERSAS, encoded by the coding sequence ATGGAGCAGAACAAACGAGAACAGTTTATCATCCGCCGGATCGGCGGCACCACCTACAAGGTCAGAGTCGTGTTCAACGAAAGTGGCGGCGAGACCATGGAGGATAAAATTTTGCGGATTGTACGCAATGATATGGTTACAAACGACGGAACCTATGGTATAATGGAGACACCACAAATGAGCCGACAGTCTGAAAGGAGCGCATCATGA
- a CDS encoding recombinase family protein — translation MSVKQTESKITALYERLSRDDDNAGDSNSIVNQKKYLESYAQQKGYTNCRHYTDDGWSGGNFERPAWKQLIADIEAGKVAHVIVKDMSRAGRDYLQTGFYTEVFFRQHGVHFVAIANSVDSDDQNSNEFAPFLNIMNEWYLRDLSRKQKTAIRVKGESGKPTTNCAIYGYKKDPENKYHWLIDEEAAAVVRRIFRLTIEGKGPYDIARILFEDKVETPAVYFGKQGKGIWKSKEEFSNPYNWSGYVVGQILTKPEYMGHTVNFRSHKQSYKDKNAVMNPREDWLIFEDTHEAIVDRETWELAQKLRKTPKRIDTLGEANPLTGLLYCADCGEKMYNHRSKGGTENNPYPSDFFDCSSYTLAHQKRTSACFGHYISTKALRTLILDTIRTVSTFAISNQEVFMEKVRSASQLRQTEAAKDAKRKLSKDKKRIAELDTIIKKLYESFAVGRITDERFDSLLADYEAEQKALQASVTEAEERLSAFTEDTARVEQFLELARKYTDFSELTTPMINEFIEKIIVHAPERIDGDRVQEVEIHLRFIGQFELPAPELTVEEIKRQEQLKRHRIKSRERYQKIKAGEHAVGQPFTLTCKCCGQEFASKRTNTLFCGPNCRTKFYRQEAAESRSRACICESCGKEFITTRSNVKYCSDDCRYAAQIKRQSARKKALREAKNEKETKTA, via the coding sequence ATGAGCGTGAAACAGACTGAAAGCAAAATTACCGCTCTCTATGAGCGGCTGTCCCGCGACGATGACAACGCCGGGGATAGCAATTCCATCGTGAATCAGAAAAAATACCTCGAAAGCTATGCCCAGCAGAAAGGCTACACCAACTGCCGACACTATACGGACGACGGCTGGAGCGGCGGTAATTTCGAGCGCCCGGCATGGAAGCAGCTCATCGCAGATATTGAGGCAGGCAAAGTCGCCCATGTGATCGTCAAGGATATGAGCCGGGCGGGGCGTGACTATCTGCAAACCGGATTTTACACGGAGGTATTCTTCCGACAGCACGGCGTCCACTTTGTGGCCATCGCCAACAGCGTGGACAGCGATGACCAGAACAGCAACGAGTTTGCCCCCTTCCTCAACATCATGAACGAGTGGTATCTGCGCGACCTGAGCCGCAAGCAGAAAACCGCCATCCGCGTCAAGGGAGAATCCGGCAAGCCCACCACCAACTGTGCCATTTACGGTTACAAGAAAGACCCGGAGAACAAATACCATTGGCTGATCGACGAGGAAGCTGCCGCCGTGGTGCGCCGCATTTTCCGATTGACCATCGAGGGCAAAGGACCCTACGATATTGCCCGTATTCTCTTTGAGGATAAGGTGGAGACGCCCGCCGTGTACTTCGGCAAGCAGGGCAAGGGCATCTGGAAAAGCAAGGAGGAATTTTCCAACCCCTATAACTGGAGTGGCTATGTCGTGGGGCAGATTCTCACCAAGCCGGAGTATATGGGGCATACGGTGAATTTCCGCTCCCACAAGCAGTCCTACAAGGACAAAAACGCCGTGATGAATCCCAGGGAGGACTGGCTGATCTTTGAGGATACCCACGAGGCTATTGTGGACAGGGAAACATGGGAGCTTGCACAAAAGCTCCGCAAGACGCCCAAGCGCATCGACACGCTGGGTGAAGCGAATCCGCTGACTGGTCTTTTGTACTGCGCCGATTGCGGAGAAAAGATGTATAACCATCGCTCCAAAGGCGGCACGGAGAATAATCCCTATCCCTCCGACTTCTTCGATTGTTCCTCCTATACGCTGGCGCATCAGAAACGGACAAGTGCCTGTTTTGGTCACTACATCTCCACCAAGGCCCTGCGCACACTGATTCTGGACACCATCCGCACGGTCAGCACCTTTGCGATTTCCAATCAGGAGGTGTTTATGGAAAAGGTGCGCTCTGCCTCCCAGCTCCGGCAGACGGAAGCGGCCAAGGATGCCAAGCGGAAGCTGAGCAAGGACAAGAAACGCATTGCCGAGCTGGACACCATCATCAAAAAGCTCTATGAATCCTTTGCTGTCGGGCGCATTACCGATGAGCGCTTTGACAGTCTGCTGGCAGATTACGAAGCCGAGCAGAAAGCGCTGCAAGCCTCTGTCACAGAGGCGGAAGAAAGGCTGTCCGCTTTCACAGAGGACACCGCCCGTGTGGAGCAGTTTCTGGAGCTGGCAAGGAAGTACACCGATTTTTCCGAGCTGACCACGCCCATGATCAACGAATTTATTGAGAAAATCATCGTCCACGCCCCAGAGCGCATCGACGGCGACCGGGTGCAGGAGGTAGAAATTCACCTTCGCTTTATCGGGCAGTTCGAGTTACCCGCACCGGAGCTGACCGTGGAAGAAATCAAGCGGCAGGAACAGCTCAAGCGGCACCGCATCAAAAGCCGGGAGCGGTATCAGAAAATCAAGGCTGGAGAACACGCTGTCGGTCAGCCCTTCACGCTGACCTGCAAGTGCTGCGGGCAGGAATTTGCATCCAAGCGGACAAATACCCTGTTTTGCGGCCCCAACTGCCGTACAAAATTTTACCGGCAGGAGGCGGCGGAGAGCCGCAGCCGGGCGTGTATCTGCGAAAGCTGCGGCAAGGAGTTTATCACAACGAGGTCAAATGTGAAATATTGCAGTGACGATTGTCGGTATGCAGCACAGATCAAGCGGCAGAGCGCACGAAAGAAAGCCTTGCGAGAAGCTAAGAACGAGAAAGAAACGAAAACAGCATAA
- a CDS encoding CHC2 zinc finger domain-containing protein: MRIFEIVKENVNLREAAELYGIDVNRYGKALCPFHNDRNPSLYVADDHYYCFACGEHGDVIDFVGKLFQLSPYDAARKLMADFHLSPDKPPSAAALHAKRIRTEAQQLMENERLCFSVLSDYARVLRDWKVRYAPQSPDVPVHARFMEACHKLDETEYYLDILCVGDSHERAEVIHQQMADGKLDRLRRRLEKIHKEELEDGYDTAGVA, encoded by the coding sequence ATGCGTATTTTTGAAATCGTAAAAGAAAATGTCAATCTGCGGGAGGCGGCAGAACTGTATGGGATCGATGTGAACCGATACGGCAAAGCCCTCTGCCCCTTTCACAACGACCGGAACCCCAGCCTGTATGTGGCGGACGATCACTATTATTGCTTCGCCTGTGGGGAGCACGGAGACGTAATCGACTTTGTAGGCAAGCTGTTTCAGCTTTCGCCCTATGATGCGGCGCGGAAGCTGATGGCAGATTTTCATCTCAGCCCGGACAAGCCGCCCAGCGCAGCGGCGCTCCACGCAAAACGCATCCGAACAGAAGCACAGCAGCTCATGGAAAACGAGCGGCTGTGCTTTTCTGTTCTGTCGGATTACGCCCGTGTGCTGCGGGATTGGAAGGTGCGGTATGCGCCGCAATCTCCTGACGTGCCTGTTCACGCACGGTTCATGGAAGCCTGTCACAAGCTCGACGAAACGGAATACTATCTGGATATTCTGTGCGTCGGGGATTCCCACGAACGTGCCGAAGTGATTCATCAGCAGATGGCGGACGGAAAGCTGGACAGGCTACGACGGAGATTAGAGAAAATTCACAAGGAGGAATTGGAAGATGGATATGACACCGCAGGCGTGGCCTGA
- a CDS encoding DNA primase family protein, whose protein sequence is MDMTPQAWPDWYDGRHINEVLFCQQFLEKHPMKCVRGRLFTVDGLIEDEGQIGNLILEEISGVLTSGLSKVVTNLLASIKLQAYSPPLPIETDRIHVANGTYFMDGSFTADKSYCNNRLTVAYNPNAPAPKKWLQFLSELLQPEDIPTLQEFLGYCLLPTTKGQKMLMLIGKGGEGKSRIGLVMRSLLGDSMNTTSIQKVESNRFSRADLENKLLMVDDDMDMSALPKTNYIKSIVTSECKMDMERKGVQSYQSQLYVRFLCFGNGALTALHDKSDGFFRRQIVLTTKDRPAGRADDPFLVDKLLREKEGIFLWCLEGLRRLIGNNYQFSISGKARENMETVKRSSNNVIEFLQSEGYIRFRADSEASSKAIYEAYTRWCDDNAQKPMSANRVSSELAQNERLYNVEATNNVHVGGKRVRGFMGIEVVNPLPY, encoded by the coding sequence ATGGATATGACACCGCAGGCGTGGCCTGACTGGTACGACGGCAGACACATCAATGAGGTGCTGTTCTGCCAACAGTTTCTGGAGAAGCACCCCATGAAATGTGTGCGCGGGCGGCTGTTCACGGTAGACGGGCTGATTGAGGACGAGGGACAGATCGGCAATCTTATTCTGGAGGAAATCTCCGGCGTGCTGACCTCCGGCCTGTCCAAAGTCGTGACAAATCTGCTGGCCAGCATCAAGCTGCAAGCGTATTCGCCGCCGCTGCCCATTGAGACGGACCGCATCCATGTTGCCAACGGAACGTATTTCATGGACGGCAGCTTTACCGCCGACAAGAGCTACTGCAACAACCGGCTGACCGTCGCTTATAATCCAAACGCACCCGCCCCGAAAAAGTGGCTGCAATTCCTTTCCGAGCTGCTGCAACCGGAGGATATTCCCACCTTGCAGGAGTTTTTGGGTTACTGCCTGCTGCCGACCACCAAGGGGCAGAAAATGCTCATGCTCATCGGTAAGGGCGGCGAAGGCAAAAGCCGCATCGGGCTGGTCATGCGCTCGCTGCTGGGCGACAGCATGAATACCACCAGCATCCAGAAGGTGGAGAGCAACCGGTTCAGCCGTGCGGATTTGGAAAACAAGCTCCTGATGGTAGATGACGATATGGATATGAGCGCTCTGCCCAAGACCAACTATATCAAATCCATCGTGACCTCCGAGTGCAAGATGGATATGGAGCGCAAGGGTGTTCAGAGCTATCAAAGTCAACTCTATGTCCGCTTTCTCTGCTTCGGCAACGGTGCGCTGACCGCCCTGCACGACAAGTCCGACGGTTTCTTTCGCCGCCAGATCGTGCTGACCACCAAAGACCGGCCCGCAGGCAGAGCAGACGATCCGTTTCTGGTGGATAAGCTGCTGCGGGAAAAGGAGGGCATCTTCCTCTGGTGTCTGGAGGGGCTGCGCCGGCTGATCGGGAACAACTATCAGTTCAGCATTTCCGGCAAGGCAAGAGAGAATATGGAGACGGTCAAGCGCAGCAGCAACAATGTGATCGAGTTTCTGCAATCTGAGGGCTATATCCGCTTTCGGGCAGACAGCGAAGCCAGCTCCAAGGCGATCTATGAAGCCTACACGAGATGGTGCGATGACAATGCGCAGAAGCCCATGTCGGCCAACCGGGTCAGCTCTGAGCTTGCACAAAACGAGCGGCTTTACAATGTAGAGGCCACCAACAATGTCCATGTCGGCGGCAAGCGGGTGCGCGGGTTTATGGGCATTGAGGTGGTCAATCCGCTGCCGTATTGA
- a CDS encoding DUF6471 domain-containing protein → MKSNLRNEIKSYIVRQGMTMQEVVDLLRDEHGWSDSVSNLSNKLQRESLRYVEAVQLADALGFEIVWQRRK, encoded by the coding sequence ATGAAATCCAATCTGAGAAATGAGATCAAGTCGTACATCGTCCGTCAGGGCATGACCATGCAGGAGGTGGTTGATCTGCTGCGGGACGAACACGGCTGGTCTGACAGTGTATCCAACCTGTCTAATAAGCTCCAGCGGGAATCCCTGCGCTATGTCGAAGCCGTCCAGCTTGCCGATGCGCTGGGTTTCGAGATCGTCTGGCAGAGGCGGAAGTGA
- a CDS encoding DUF3847 domain-containing protein, which translates to MTDAEKKLLQAQHRLEEAQARDRVKERKARTRRLIQEGAILEKVLPEVRTMEPSVLEGYLSRKLGKQI; encoded by the coding sequence ATGACAGATGCAGAAAAGAAGCTGTTGCAGGCGCAGCACCGATTGGAGGAAGCGCAGGCACGGGATCGTGTCAAGGAGCGCAAAGCCAGAACACGCAGGCTCATTCAGGAGGGTGCGATTCTGGAAAAGGTGCTGCCAGAGGTGCGCACGATGGAACCGTCTGTGCTGGAGGGGTATCTTTCACGGAAGCTGGGAAAACAAATCTAA
- the mobQ gene encoding MobQ family relaxase translates to MAIYHLEAKVVSRGAGRSAVAASAYLSCSRLYNDYDGIQHDYTKKQGLVWQEVFLPEYAPQEWQDREKLWNAVEEVETAKDSRLAREFVVALPIELNREEQIELLQEFIREQFVADGMCADAAIHDTDGRNPHAHILLTVRPLDEQGHWQYKTEKEYLCMRNGEERGFTAAEFKAAQNERWEKQYPYKVGKKKVYMVPSEADAQGLARADKHPKSTRYGRQNPISERWNSEEQLAAWRAVWADVSNRCLERAGHEERIDHRSHADRGLTEQPTIHEGVVARALEKKGIISDRCEINRQIKADNALLRELKATVKKLMQTVKNSVPAIAEAMEKLRGSMLIFSYQLRHIGIGKHNIGRRVKAIKPELERYTGLVQQIKAKSKECKNLLAEKKETPFYQIPKLHDLSRRIAELTEELEELNTEKEMLLRSLDCADDTGISSVKKDIAAMESALKKLEAQEAKYSAELDAALKEYSGLKEQASEFDAGELMEARLSIRGEKERSAVTRVQDAYGEKYDSLMMFDSKRDVANLLHEEAEAHSVRERLRQKQQTKTQRQRKPKHYEQER, encoded by the coding sequence ATGGCAATTTACCATCTGGAAGCGAAGGTGGTCAGCCGGGGTGCGGGACGCTCCGCTGTGGCCGCCTCCGCTTATCTGAGCTGCTCCCGCTTGTATAACGATTACGACGGGATACAGCATGACTACACAAAAAAACAGGGACTTGTCTGGCAGGAAGTGTTTCTGCCGGAATATGCCCCGCAGGAATGGCAAGATCGTGAAAAGCTCTGGAACGCCGTGGAGGAAGTGGAGACAGCCAAAGACAGCCGTTTGGCACGGGAATTTGTCGTTGCCTTGCCCATAGAGCTGAACCGTGAGGAGCAGATTGAGTTGCTGCAAGAATTTATCCGGGAGCAGTTTGTGGCCGATGGAATGTGCGCCGACGCAGCCATCCACGACACCGACGGTCGCAACCCTCATGCCCACATTCTCTTGACGGTGCGCCCGTTGGATGAGCAGGGACACTGGCAGTACAAGACCGAGAAGGAATATCTCTGCATGAGAAACGGTGAGGAACGAGGTTTTACTGCCGCTGAGTTTAAGGCGGCACAGAACGAGCGATGGGAGAAACAATATCCCTACAAGGTCGGCAAAAAGAAGGTGTATATGGTTCCTTCCGAGGCCGATGCGCAGGGGCTTGCCCGTGCAGATAAGCACCCCAAAAGCACCCGCTACGGCAGACAGAATCCTATCTCCGAGCGCTGGAACAGTGAGGAGCAGCTTGCGGCATGGCGGGCGGTATGGGCAGATGTGTCCAACCGCTGTCTGGAACGCGCCGGGCACGAGGAACGCATTGACCACCGCAGCCATGCAGACCGAGGTTTGACCGAGCAGCCTACCATTCACGAGGGAGTGGTTGCCCGTGCATTGGAGAAGAAGGGTATCATCTCTGACCGCTGTGAAATCAACCGCCAGATCAAGGCTGACAATGCGTTGCTCCGGGAATTGAAAGCGACGGTCAAAAAGCTGATGCAGACAGTGAAGAACAGCGTTCCTGCCATAGCGGAGGCAATGGAAAAGTTGCGAGGCAGTATGCTGATTTTCAGTTATCAGCTTCGTCATATCGGCATTGGCAAGCACAACATCGGTAGGCGTGTCAAGGCAATCAAGCCAGAGTTAGAGCGATATACGGGCTTGGTGCAGCAGATCAAGGCGAAAAGCAAGGAATGTAAAAATCTGCTTGCGGAGAAAAAAGAAACGCCGTTTTATCAGATACCCAAGCTGCATGACCTTTCCCGCCGTATCGCAGAGCTGACTGAAGAATTGGAGGAACTGAATACCGAGAAAGAAATGCTGCTCCGTTCTCTGGACTGCGCCGATGATACCGGTATTTCTTCTGTAAAGAAGGATATTGCCGCAATGGAAAGTGCGCTGAAAAAACTGGAAGCGCAGGAGGCAAAGTATTCTGCTGAACTGGATGCCGCACTGAAGGAATACAGCGGATTGAAGGAACAGGCTTCAGAATTTGACGCCGGTGAGCTGATGGAGGCACGGCTTTCCATCCGTGGGGAAAAAGAACGCTCTGCGGTTACTCGTGTGCAGGACGCCTACGGCGAGAAATACGATTCGCTGATGATGTTTGACAGCAAGCGAGATGTTGCAAATCTGCTCCATGAGGAAGCGGAAGCACACTCCGTCCGGGAGCGCCTGCGACAGAAACAACAGACAAAGACGCAACGGCAAAGGAAACCCAAACACTACGAACAGGAACGGTGA
- a CDS encoding leucine-rich repeat protein: MSKMNKKLPALFLALVLVLGMTACGGKATDGTTGSTDNTVTAEEEDHKTQNTKVDPNSPITEEMLRNHAVAPAEDFTYDVEDDGIKIRSYTGSDTVVVIPEEIEGKPVTGFYDYVFANNNPVRAVLIPESVKELEEVFTNNESVELVICEGVTVFRGLTFGNCSNLRQVILGENVQELVGIGTFTNCCRLMELHFTDALTSIDDEENFDGCDNLTIYGPADSYIESFAKEYGIPFVVE, translated from the coding sequence ATGAGCAAAATGAATAAGAAGCTTCCAGCGCTGTTTCTGGCACTTGTTCTGGTGCTGGGTATGACGGCCTGCGGCGGCAAGGCCACGGATGGCACGACCGGCAGTACGGACAACACTGTGACCGCAGAAGAGGAAGATCACAAGACGCAGAACACCAAGGTTGACCCTAATTCCCCAATCACCGAAGAAATGCTTCGCAACCATGCAGTCGCTCCGGCAGAAGACTTCACCTATGATGTAGAGGATGATGGTATCAAAATCAGAAGCTATACGGGCAGCGATACCGTTGTTGTCATCCCTGAAGAGATTGAGGGCAAGCCGGTTACGGGTTTCTATGATTACGTTTTTGCCAACAATAACCCTGTGCGTGCGGTATTGATCCCGGAAAGCGTAAAAGAATTAGAAGAAGTATTTACGAACAATGAATCAGTGGAACTTGTAATCTGTGAGGGTGTAACCGTATTCAGAGGACTGACTTTTGGGAATTGCTCTAACCTGCGTCAAGTCATTCTCGGCGAGAATGTGCAGGAATTAGTAGGTATTGGTACATTTACCAACTGCTGCCGGTTAATGGAACTCCACTTTACAGATGCACTAACCAGTATTGATGACGAAGAAAATTTTGACGGTTGCGACAACCTCACCATCTACGGTCCGGCAGACAGCTATATTGAATCCTTTGCCAAGGAGTATGGAATTCCGTTCGTAGTGGAGTAA